From the Limosilactobacillus panis genome, one window contains:
- a CDS encoding cation diffusion facilitator family transporter, translating to MTKFMQHTKGEMAQWEDTQAKELVKIRASQRHLIYNVVAYLLISIIEYWLAAVSKSQTLRADAFNNLSGIISTVLLMLGLHIAQDVDDDDIIGAKLPEDGYQEQLGTDQRVQFVRWRYETVFSLVTAVVMVAIALSVIIDGIKGLLSSNDRVVPQPIAIVGAGIASVIMLVVWYMNRQTGRKLQNAALLASAQDSLSDAFTSIGTMVAIAGALLFNLTWLDGATSIVVGFFILYSGLKIFFESSLNLTDYFDPKAEHEYGQAILAVPAIQYIAELKAHYNGNLVTLDATLVVDSKMTVLESFQLSERIEQMLRERFGIIDADISFIPDPRSFTDKDVHGRF from the coding sequence ATGACTAAGTTTATGCAGCACACCAAGGGTGAGATGGCCCAGTGGGAGGATACCCAGGCCAAGGAATTAGTAAAGATTCGGGCATCCCAGCGTCACCTCATTTATAACGTGGTGGCGTACCTATTGATCTCAATTATTGAGTACTGGCTTGCGGCGGTTAGCAAGTCCCAGACACTGCGGGCGGATGCCTTTAACAACCTTTCGGGAATTATTTCCACCGTCCTTTTGATGTTGGGCCTACACATTGCCCAGGACGTTGACGATGATGACATCATCGGGGCTAAGCTTCCGGAAGACGGCTACCAGGAACAACTGGGAACGGACCAGCGGGTGCAGTTTGTCCGTTGGCGGTACGAGACGGTTTTCTCCCTGGTAACGGCCGTAGTGATGGTGGCCATTGCCCTGAGCGTCATTATCGATGGTATCAAGGGCCTCTTAAGCTCGAATGACCGGGTAGTGCCCCAACCGATTGCCATCGTGGGGGCCGGTATTGCGTCAGTGATAATGCTGGTCGTGTGGTACATGAACCGGCAGACCGGCCGCAAACTGCAAAACGCGGCCCTGTTGGCTTCGGCCCAGGATAGCTTGAGCGACGCCTTCACGAGTATTGGAACGATGGTCGCAATTGCTGGCGCCCTGCTCTTTAACCTCACCTGGCTCGATGGGGCCACCAGTATTGTTGTCGGCTTCTTTATCCTGTATTCGGGACTGAAGATTTTCTTTGAAAGCAGCCTGAACTTGACCGACTACTTTGATCCTAAGGCCGAGCATGAGTACGGGCAGGCAATCTTAGCGGTTCCGGCAATTCAATACATTGCTGAACTGAAGGCCCACTACAACGGTAATCTGGTTACTTTGGATGCCACCCTGGTCGTTGATAGTAAGATGACGGTTCTGGAGAGTTTCCAGCTATCGGAACGGATCGAGCAGATGCTCCGCGAGCGCTTTGGGATTATCGACGCCGATATTTCCTTTATCCCCGATCCACGATCATTTACGGATAAGGATGTTCATGGCCGGTTCTAA
- the nhaC gene encoding Na+/H+ antiporter NhaC, which produces MKKVRFGEALTILIIMLIILGTAVIHFGLSPQIPVLFTIALLIFWARLRGASWEDVHQGITEGISTAIIPIFIFILIGALIAVWIQAGIIPAIMVVGFKLISSRFFIPSTFIVCSLVGLSIGSGFTTISTIGIALFGMGMAMNLNPALIAGAIISGAVFGDKMSPLSDSTNLASAIAGSDLFAHIKNMMWSTIPSFIVSLVLFWVLGNSSNQMSAAKIAHTTAILNQHFVISWWALLPIILMFACAWKHIPAIPTLFINILVTVGMIFFQNPHESLKSLTTLISEGFVAHTSDAAVNALLSRGGITSMMATVSLIIVTLSLGGILMKFNVVQVAMEPLVKHLRKPGPLVTTTILSGIGINLFVGEQYLSVILPGKAFKPAFSRIGLAPLALSRVLEDGGSVINYLIPWGVAGSFAASTLGVPVLHFLPFAFFSLFSPVFSILSGFTGIGLKKSTPQN; this is translated from the coding sequence ATGAAAAAAGTTCGTTTTGGTGAAGCACTCACCATCTTAATCATCATGCTCATAATCCTGGGAACGGCCGTTATCCACTTTGGCCTTTCCCCGCAGATCCCGGTTCTCTTTACCATCGCTCTCTTGATCTTTTGGGCACGGTTACGGGGCGCCTCCTGGGAGGACGTCCACCAGGGAATCACCGAAGGAATCAGCACCGCGATCATCCCCATCTTCATCTTCATTTTAATTGGGGCCCTCATCGCAGTCTGGATCCAGGCCGGGATTATTCCCGCCATCATGGTCGTCGGTTTCAAACTAATCTCGAGTCGCTTCTTCATTCCATCAACCTTCATCGTCTGCTCCTTGGTGGGGCTGTCAATTGGGAGTGGGTTCACCACCATTTCCACAATTGGGATTGCTCTCTTTGGGATGGGGATGGCGATGAACCTTAACCCCGCCCTCATTGCCGGTGCCATCATCTCGGGGGCCGTCTTTGGTGATAAGATGTCTCCCCTGTCCGATTCGACTAACCTGGCATCGGCAATTGCCGGTAGTGACCTCTTCGCCCACATCAAAAACATGATGTGGTCAACGATTCCGTCCTTCATCGTCTCCCTGGTCCTCTTTTGGGTCCTTGGGAACTCAAGCAACCAGATGAGTGCCGCCAAGATTGCCCACACAACCGCCATCTTAAACCAGCATTTCGTTATCAGCTGGTGGGCACTTTTGCCAATCATTCTGATGTTTGCCTGCGCCTGGAAGCACATCCCGGCCATTCCAACACTGTTTATCAATATCCTAGTAACGGTCGGGATGATCTTCTTCCAGAACCCGCATGAGTCATTAAAATCCCTCACCACGTTAATCAGCGAGGGCTTCGTGGCCCACACCAGTGACGCCGCCGTCAACGCCCTGCTGTCCCGGGGTGGGATCACCAGCATGATGGCGACCGTTTCTTTAATCATCGTTACCCTCTCACTTGGGGGCATCCTAATGAAGTTTAACGTCGTCCAGGTGGCAATGGAACCCCTGGTAAAGCACCTCCGCAAGCCTGGCCCCCTGGTTACAACAACCATCCTTTCGGGGATTGGGATCAACCTGTTTGTCGGCGAACAGTACCTCTCCGTCATCCTTCCCGGGAAGGCCTTCAAGCCCGCGTTTAGCCGGATTGGACTGGCCCCGTTAGCCCTTAGCCGGGTCCTCGAAGACGGGGGAAGTGTCATCAACTACCTGATTCCATGGGGCGTGGCTGGCTCCTTCGCCGCCTCCACGCTAGGGGTCCCTGTCCTTCACTTCCTTCCCTTTGCCTTCTTTAGCCTGTTCTCACCGGTCTTCTCCATCCTCAGCGGTTTTACCGGGATTGGCTTGAAGAAGAGTACCCCACAAAACTAA
- a CDS encoding histidine phosphatase family protein: MTKLNLYLVRHGQTYFNIYNKLQGWSNSPLTAKGKENARQAGERLKDVHFDAAFCSDTTRAMETIQKILDMNQADSVKHPTTIPYFREEFYGSYEGTNMDVAWYNAGAPHGLKTFRDIVTKYSIGQAKDWLKDADPFHDAENNQEYWERVDKGIELIRNADLPEDANVLWVSHGNTLLSLVERFGGGKYDVTVRPANGSLTQMLLTDDNIKVVSYNK, encoded by the coding sequence ATGACAAAGTTAAACTTATACCTCGTTCGTCACGGCCAAACCTATTTCAACATCTATAACAAACTACAGGGGTGGAGTAATTCACCACTGACGGCAAAGGGAAAGGAAAACGCCCGGCAAGCGGGTGAACGACTCAAGGATGTTCATTTTGATGCGGCATTTTGTAGTGACACAACGCGGGCAATGGAGACAATCCAAAAAATTCTGGACATGAACCAGGCGGATTCGGTTAAGCACCCGACTACTATCCCTTACTTCCGGGAGGAGTTTTACGGCTCGTATGAGGGAACCAACATGGACGTTGCCTGGTACAACGCGGGCGCCCCGCACGGCCTTAAGACCTTCCGTGATATTGTAACCAAGTATTCGATTGGCCAAGCAAAGGATTGGCTGAAAGATGCCGATCCCTTTCACGATGCGGAAAATAACCAGGAATACTGGGAACGGGTGGATAAGGGAATTGAACTTATCCGCAACGCTGATCTGCCAGAGGATGCCAACGTTCTGTGGGTAAGTCACGGTAATACCCTCTTGAGCCTGGTTGAACGCTTCGGCGGTGGCAAGTATGACGTGACTGTTCGCCCCGCCAATGGTAGTTTGACGCAGATGCTTTTAACCGATGATAACATCAAGGTTGTTTCATACAATAAATAG